From Dreissena polymorpha isolate Duluth1 chromosome 15, UMN_Dpol_1.0, whole genome shotgun sequence, a single genomic window includes:
- the LOC127860795 gene encoding uncharacterized protein LOC127860795, protein MGPVSPIHTCSRSQTISTSVRYRTATYCYYQCMLEVHDVNSGAVTDDCACEVDAPGGSNESMPTTTSIRLDPTCYSPDGTQCSWYRNCLEKRFPCKELEQSYALDYGEKFCNLYTDHYAEFDDVGQKWVNAVRKCLQVALVPLMRSFNTVPCEQIKDVAFESHTGCYVTPPDGAKSFCDIGGRNLFSVLATIKSAFWQLGTIWRTISQGYSTVWACMSRDDKDSLADKRNMMQFKAQIEDEQTVSNTVKMRFDLESAVSAHMDQGVFVYAFPERPDSSIRPSPENMTVIITNVLVLPRAEYDLDYHSNETVNVTDVVDGFLDGLADGSVQLSLPWPIQDIRQCNGIECDNSTRTVVPKTTAPTNGIECDNSTRTVVPKTTASTNDNNKADRYTCSFVIVGALVMFAHWLLTVAG, encoded by the exons ATGGGACCTGTGTCACCGATACATACATGCAGCAGAAGTCAAACCATAAGCACCAGTGTGAGGTACAGAACTGCGACATACTGCTACTACCAATGCATGCTGGAAGTACACGATGTCAATTCCG GTGCTGTAACTGACGATTGCGCATGTGAAGTTGACGCCCCAGGAGGCTCAAATGAAAGTATGCCGACAACAACTTCTATTAGGCTGGACCCAACATGTTATAGTCCAGATGGAACCCAGTGTTCTTGGTACCGGAATTGTTTAGAA AAACGCTTTCCATGCAAAGAACTTGAACAATCTTATGCGCTTGACTACGGTGAAAAGTTCTGTAATCTCTACACGGACCACTATGCAGAGTTTGATGACGTTGGTCAAAAATGGGTAAACGCAGTTAGAAAGTGCTTACAGGTAGCGTTAGTCCCGCTCATGCGATCATTCAATACAGTCCCTTGCGAGCAGATAAAAGACGTAGCGTTTGAAAGCCATACTGGTTGTTATGTAACACCCCCGGACGGTGCCAAATCATTTTGTGACATTGGCGGAAGAAACCTGTTCAGTGTCCTTGCAACGATCAAGTCGGCGTTTTGGCAGCTTGGAACCATTTGGCGCACAATATCGCAAGGCTATAGTACCGTTTGGGCCTGCATGTCAAGAGACGACAAAGATTCCCTCGCGGATAAAAGGAACATGATGCAATTCAAAGCGCAGATTGAAGATGAACAAACTGTTTCCAACACCGTCAAGATGCGGTTTGATCTGGAAAGTGCAGTATCGGCACACATGGACCAAGGAGTGTTCGTCTACGCTTTCCCAGAGCGACCTGATTCTAGCATACGTCCAAGTCCTGAAAACATGACGGTTATAATAACAAACGTCCTTGTTCTCCCAAGAGCTGAGTATGACTTAGATTATCATAGCAACGAAACAGTAAACGTAACAGACGTCGTCGACGGCTTCCTAGACGGTCTTGCTGACGGATCAGTACAACTGTCCTTGCCCTGGCCGATACAGGATATCCGACAGTGTAATGGAATTGAGTGTGATAACTCAACCAGAACAGTTGTACCCAAAACAACTGCGCCGACTAATGGAATTGAGTGTGATAACTCAACCAGAACAGTTGTACCAAAAACAACTGCGTCGACTAATGATAACAACAAAGCGGATAGATATACATGCAGCTTTGTCATTGTTGGTGCGCTTGTCATGTTTGCGCATTGGTTATTAACAGTGGCGGGTTAa